tcatttatgcctactctctgtttcctgttagctagccaatcttctatccatgccaaaaatgttaccccatacaccatgagtttttattttctgcaataacctttgatgtggcatcttatcaaatgccttctggaaatctaagtacagtacatccatgggTTCCGCTTTATCCgcaacacatgttacttcttcaatgaactccaataaattggtaaaacatgatttccctttcgcaaagccatgttgactctgcttgattaccttgaatttttctaagtgccctgctataatgtctttaataatagctactaacattttccctatgacagatgttaagctaactggcctgtgaagtttcctgctttctgtctccctccctttttgaattacattggctcttttccaatctaatggaacattccccgaatctagggaattttggaaaatcaaaaccaacgtatcaactatctcactagccacttcttttaagatcttaggatgaagtccatcggaACCCGgggaacccgcagctccaacaatttgctccctttcttccatttcttgatttacagctatttctgggatgttacttgtattctctatggTCAAGACAGATGTAAAATAACTgtccaattcatctgccatctccatattttccattattaattccccaggctcactttctatgggaccaacgctcactttaacatttcttttttaaacatcagtagaaacttttactatgtttttatatttctagatagctttctctcatactcaaatttttccctccttattaatcttttagtcgttctttttgcattttgtattctgtccaatcttctggcctgcataattatatgctttttctttaagtttgcacacaagggtattcagtgtggtctagacaggacaacaacctcccctTCATAGATACATGATCCCGACTGCAAGACGATGGGAACAGTACGTTTTGTCATTGTAATGATAATCCTATCCTTAATATACAAACTGTTCCCAGGAGTGAGATATAAAACATGAGATTTAATTTGGAGCAAATCAGACCTGTCATTCTatggcttcagctatacagggcattggtgagaccacatctggagtactgtgtacagtactggtctccttatttaaggaaggatgtaaatgcgatggagggagtacagagaaggtttactagaaatacctggaatgggcaggctggcttacaaggaaagattggacaagctaggcttgtatccgctggaatttagaagagtaagaggtgacttgattgaaacatgtaagatcctgaggagtcttgacatggtggacgtagaaaggatgtttccccttgtgggagaatctagaactcggggtcactgtttaaaaataaggggtcgcccatttaagacagagatgaggagaatttttttctttgagggtcatgagtctttggaattctctcttaaaaggcggtggaagcagagtctttgaagatttctaaggcagaggtagatagattcttgataagcaagagggtggaaggttatcgggggtaggtggaaatgtggagttatcagttcagccatggacttattgaatggcggagcaggctcgaagggccgagtggcctactcctgctcctaattcatatattcgtttGTATAGTCACACATGAATGTTGAGATGGCCCATGTTATCGGGGCTGGTGGAACTAGACAGGGCCTGACCCAGCACCGACAGAACAGGGCAGTCCCACTGGGAGGTGATACAAAGCTGAATCTACACTCACATGTATCATTTTCATTGTTTAATTAATTTTACAATGAGACTCAGTGGCTATTTCCTGTCAGGTTACATTTTTGCTGAAGGGAGGATAAAAGTTTTCACATCAATCTCATCAATGTTCACTATATCGGACACCCTTGGACAACCTTCCTGCAAATCCCTTTAACAGGACActgatgaactttacattcagaaatgtaaatgtatGGGAGTTTATAGTGTAATTTAGGTGTGAGGTCTGTGattaaaaggggtccttcaactcgAACACTTTTGAGAATCACTGCTGTCGTTTCAATGTAACTCTATGTACTCGCTGTAATTCTCTGTAACTCTATGTTACTATGTCTCTGACTCCTGATTTGGCTGGAAACTACTATTAATACAATTAAGCACCATCTCTCAGCTTCTCCAATAGCTGCTTTTGACTCCCTTAATTGTGGGTGAcatttgtccctattctcctgAATTCATCTTGATACAAACTGCGTTCAATGTAAAACAGTTCAGAGAGTCAGGAATCATTCATCCCTAGACCTACACTggcaggtaaaaccccagacaTTTCCTTAATAAGGATTCctctgagtcatagagttatacagcacagaaacaggcccttcggcccattgtgtctgtgccggccattaagcacctaactattctaatcccatttttcagcacttggcctgtaggctagtatgctatggtgtttcaagtgcttatctaaatacttcttaaatattgtgaggtttCCTCACCATATATttgtcaggatactgaaacccagtTTTCTAACAGCTCACTCCTGCAGGCCCCACTCCTTgagcctacaaccttcagcagggCCAATGGTGGGGTTTCACAACGAGAGTGATTCCAGAGTTACTGTTGGGATCACATCCTCGTTGATGTTCCAGGTCGTTTATTTTTACTTATCCTGGTATGCAACACTCATCAATAAAATGGAATTCCTGGAAAAACACTGTAGGTTCTTCATTATCAGGAGAGCAAATGTGTGTTGTGTTGACTGTCCCAGCAGTTAACTGGGTCCTGTAAACTCTTCAGTCTGCTATGATAATGCAGACTTTAatctatttattttaaatgggtataTTTTAAATGAGTGAAAACCTGTCTTAAAATGATAGACTCAGGACTGACACACGAACATGTTAAATCTTTTGTAGAATAATTACCACAgcctttttcagattggaaacttaaacttttttttaattcattcatgggatgtgggcgtcactggccaggccagcatttattgcctatccctaattgcccttgagaaggtggcagtgagctgccaactgagtggcttgctaggccatttcagagggcatgtaagagtcaaccacattgctgtgggtctggagtcacatgtaggccagaccaggtaaggacagcagatttccttccctaaaggacattagtgaaccagatgggtttttacagcaatcgacaatggtttcatggtcatcattagactagctttttaattccagattttttattaattgaattcaaattccaccttctgctgtggtaggattttgaacccatgtccccagagcaataccctgggtctctgggttactagtccagtgacaataccactacgctaccgccttcCCAacatttcactttcagtcaggaacagatcacagttttacaccaatctccgatttgacagcacgtttccagcattcactgttgttcttcgtGACGTTAAACACAGTTGTataggagccttctgttccgtgcctaggagctctgaaccatggaagagagcggctgggacacatttcttacacacCTCAAGATCAACCCACATGGGGTCTTTGCTGTcagtagagagagaggagaaagaccaaagtgccgtgTGTCACTCTGAAGGACtgtccaggctgaagttctgttcctgccgtacgattgtcccccagattgtcctttctgagctccagccaggtgatgctgaACACTCAGGTGGAAAGACAAAAATTTACCACAATGTGTTCCAAACCAAAGCTGATTTATTTCAAATCTATCCAGAATATAAACCTCCTGCCCAGTTATAGGGTTTATTATATTCAGCAGAACAAACCCCAAATGTCACaatatagaaacacagaaaatgtatcggccagaaggaggtcattctatGCTGGCCAAAACAcaactatccagcctaatcccattttccagctcttggtccattgccctgtaggttacagaaactcaagtgcatatccaatttttgttttaaatgtgatgagggtttctgcctctaccaccctttcaggcagtgagttccagaccctcagcaCCTTCTGGTGAAAgaattcctcaactcccctctaatccttctacaaattactttaaatctatgtcccctggtcattaacatctctgctaaaggaaataggttcctcctatctactctgtcttggCTCtatataattttatacacctcatttaaatccccttagcctcctctgttccaaagaaaacaaccccaggttATCAAATCTCTCCTTATAGCTAAAATTCACCACTCCtgccaacatcctcataaatctcctctgtatcctctctggtgtgatcacatctATCCTATCATGTGGTtatcagaactgtatgcaatactctcgCTGTGGTGTAACTGGTGTTTTATTCAGGTTTagtataacctcccttctcttgtaataaaaacagaaaattctagaaatagtcagcaattctggcagcatctgtggaggcagaaagaatcaatgtttcaggtctgtgacctttcatcaacagaaaatgaggaagaacttttttacccagagggtggtgatggtctggaatgcactgcctgggagggtggtagaggcaggttgcctcacatcctttaaaaagtacctggatgagcacttggcacgtcataacatgggccaagtgctggcaaatgggattaggtagacaggtcaggtattttaatgtatcggtgcagactcgatgggccgaagggcctcttctgcactgtattattctgtgattctgattctgtgaaaATGCTGAAATACTCGCTGCTCTTACATTCTAAGCCTCGACTAATAAAAGAAAGTATCCTGTATgcattcttaaccatcttatccacctgtcctgctaccttcagggatcttgacagcactgaaacaggcccttcggcccaccgagtctgtgccaaccaagaaccacccattcatactaaccctacagtaatcccatattccctaccacctacctacactaggggaaatttacaatggccaatttacctatcacctgcaagtctttggctgtgggaggaaaccggagcacccggcgaaaaccgacgcggtcacagggagaacttgcaaactccgcacaggcagtacccagaattgaatccaggtccctggagctgtgagggtgcggtgctaaccactgcaccactttctgcccacctgaccagtccattgatgtcttcctgaaatttacagctttcttcttgactatcaaccacacgaccaatttttgtatcattcgcaaacttcttgatcacggtctctacatttaagtctaaatcattgatatagaccaTGAAAAGCTAGCGGCCTAGTGCAGAGCCCTGTGCAAACCAAACTGGAAACAGGATTCAGTTCTGGAagtgattaacagcagaatccaacccctgtagtcacttgtgaactcgctggtgtctcagcaggttgcctgactgagtgaatctcttcccacatgcagagcaggtgaacggtctctcccctgagtgaactcgctggtgtttcagaagGGAGGATGAAGTAGTGAATTTCTGCCCAcattcagagcaggtgaatggtctctcccctgtgtgaactcgcttGTGTTTCAGAAGGGAGGATGAAGCAGTGAATTTCTGCCCACATTCAGTGCaactgaacggcctctccccagtgtgagtacgtTGGTGTTTTATCAGATCATTTTTAcatttaaatctcttctcacagtcagaacatttcaaAGGTCTtttatcagtgtgaacaagttggtgcatctgcagggtggatgactgagtgaatcccttcccacactcggagcaggtgaacggcctctccccagtgtgagtgcgttggtgtttcAGGAGATAGTTTTTGCATTTAAATCGCttttcacagtcagaacatttaaagggCCTCTTATCGGAGTGAACCTGCTGGTGTGTCCGGAGGTGTGGTAAAGCAtaaaatcccttcccacattcaaggcagatgaatggcctctctccagtatgaactcgctgatgtgtatagagggtggatgactgagtgaatcccttaccacacactgagcaggtgaacggcctctccccagtgtgagtacgtTGGTGATTCAGGAAATCCTTTTTACTTTTGAAGGTCTTCTCACAGTCgtaaca
This genomic window from Heterodontus francisci isolate sHetFra1 chromosome 34, sHetFra1.hap1, whole genome shotgun sequence contains:
- the LOC137349004 gene encoding zinc finger protein 256-like, coding for MHRRSHTGERPFTCSVCGKGFTQSSTLYTHQRVHTGERPFICLECGKGFTVLSNLRTHQRVHSDNRPFKCSDCEKSFESLKNLLTHQRTHTGERPFTCSVCGKGFTQSSNLLTHQLVHTDERPFQCYDCEKTFKSKKDFLNHQRTHTGERPFTCSVCGKGFTQSSTLYTHQRVHTGERPFICLECGKGFYALPHLRTHQQVHSDKRPFKCSDCEKRFKCKNYLLKHQRTHTGERPFTCSECGKGFTQSSTLQMHQLVHTDKRPLKCSDCEKRFKCKNDLIKHQRTHTGERPFSCTECGQKFTASSSLLKHKRVHTGERPFTCSECGQKFTTSSSLLKHQRVHSGERPFTCSACGKRFTQSGNLLRHQRVHK